The genomic stretch GCAGAAACCTCACTGCCTGAACCTCTGACACTGctctggaaaacagaactggaaagtATTAAAAAGGCATAAGGGTGCTTCTGATCTCAATTACAGCAACTAGTTTCGCTGCCGACTGATCAGTTTTGCACCGAAAAAAGACTGCTCATTTGGTTTATCTACAACAGAAGATGATCTGGATCTGAAAGACTATTCTACTCCCGCATCAGGCATAAGAATTGTATAAACACAATTTCATTCAAAAGTCTAAATGCTCTAAGATTTTCACATTGAAATTATGAATATACTTCCACGTCTAAAAAAGATGCTGTCAAgggatgctgcaggagctgttACAGGTGGGAAAAGAACTGTTATCGCTCCTATGAATACAAACacacttattttcttctctcaaaaACTTATAGTGCCAACTTCTAAGGCCCTTTTCATGGCATGGCAAGCTGCAAATTTAATAAGCATTCCATCTCCTCAAGTATCAAAGCTCTACCTTCTTCATGCATCTCAATCACGAGAACTTTCTTCTGTAAAGGCAACAGCAGCAGGCCACCACTCCTGTTTTCAGTGGTCATCTCTTTGCCCGAAGAGACATACCTAAACTTCAGCAGTCTTTCATACCTGCTTGGTCCACCCAGCTTTGTATTTCTGTCCTCCTATGTGAATGAGAAATCCGCAAAAATTCTTTTCTCATCACATACTCCCTGACAGCAAGACACAATGAGCATTACATGTGCCCAGAATGCAGGAAACTAAAGGCAAAATCTGGACAGAAGAGGCCTCACTGATatgaagaacctttttttttccgGTTCTGAACTTTATTTATTGGGAGGAATGGGCTTTTTCACCTTCGTATGCAGACTTCCCAGGCTGTGCATGAGAGAAATGAGGCAAATCTGAAGGGACACTGAGGTGCACAGGCTGCAACAGTACAGTTTATTAGAAGCACAATGTGTAGAATAACATGAATGCTATCTTTCTACCTGTGTTGAAACAGGCTCTGAACCTCTTTGTTCACTTCCCTTGTAAATTCAAAAACCTCAGAAGAATTTCCTATCACATCAATGTGAGTAGCATAAGGAACAACCAAAACAGAAGGGTAGTAGGATTTTAGAGTTTCACACACCgatttgtatttcagcttttcatctcTGATGTACCCCTCAAGGTATATCCTTTCTTTACATAAAGtgttatgaagttttagagatTGACGTTCAATTTCCTCTTTGAATGCTAATACCTGTCCAGCATCAGGCCTACTTCTAACTTTCTGAAGATATAGTGTAGTTATATCACCATCAGTGATGTCAGAAATTACAACGTCAGTATTCGCTAGGAGTTTCTTGGGAAGAAAGTTCCTCATATAGAGATATGTATCTGTGTCAAGAACAACCACttgcttttccccttctgcatcgtgaacaaaattatttgtatttgtggtaagtctgcactgctgctgctgcttcttccgTCTCTGATAGGActtactttcttcatttttgtcctCTGAAAGGGATTTTGCTTTTAGTAAAAGGAAATCTCTTAGCAATTCAATTGCTGGAAATGACCCTTGAACAGAAATATGTCCATTGGATTGCAGAGGGCCAAAGCTCAAAGCTGtgttcttctttttaatttcttgtatCAGATCTTCTAAAACATATCGATCTTTGAAAACAGACATATTGACGACAGATGTGACAGAGCTGAAGACCTAGAATTTTGAATTAGAGAAAAGTTAAGTAATGGTTAACATAGCAAAGGAAGCACAATGAGATAAATAATGAATGAACTTACGTTTTTGCAGTAAGGAGTTACTTTCAAAGGATAGTATCTGGACAGTCTCTTGTCTTCTAGTCGATGCTCATTCTTCTTTAGAACACTCTCTGCAACTAAACAGAAAGCcacttgttgcttttttgttctgCAGTAAGATAATGCATTACTACCAGTCTGATAGTGGAACACTTcgtgggtgtttttttcttgatgctTTCCCTAACAATTTCCCATACATACACACAGGTGATTCAATACTCTTGCCTAATATTTTATGCATTAGTCAAAAGTGctgagagagagacagaaggcTCTTTCTAGAACATTAATTGTCAGGGATTTATTCCCAAAGGCCTGACTACAAAAATCAGGTTATGCACGgtataaatttatttctaaaaacaaacaaaacaaacactttgcACGAAGCCTCTTCAGAGTCATGACTtcactgaacagaaataaaatcctaaAACTCTGACTAAGAGAGAGGTGTTAGTCTCCCAGACATACAAAATCCTAGTACCAGTAAACAATTTATAATCATCTGTTTTAGGGTAAACATTCTAGGGTTAATTTCTGGGGGAACATTTCCTACAGCGTATTAGAGTCAATACCTTCTTGATCTTCAAAAGTTACATATGcaactcctttttcctttgttggaTACATTATGTCCTCCACATCTCCACCATTATTCTTTGACTTTTGGAAATGAATCACCAGTATGTCACTCATGACATCATCCTTCAGAATGCCATCTGGAACACCAGAGATGACAACTGTCCTTGCTGATTTAGCTGCCCGTCCCGCGTCCTGCACAAAGAGAAATGGGGTACTGTAAGCACAAGGAGTACCAGTGACCTGCCGTGGAGCACCCTGACTGCTGAAGTGACTCCCCTTCATTTTTAGTCAGACAAGATGCCCATTTCATAGATAACTAAGACTGCTGAGTCAGATTCTGATTTCAGTGAATACCAGACTCCCTCAGGCACTCTTATGTTACTGTGCAGTACAAAATGTGTCATTTACACACTCTCGGTATCCTCATTTGTTAGAGCAACAAAAATTAGAACTAAATTTAACAGCTTCCAAACGAAAGGCCCAGTGTCACACGGGTAAGATTGTTTGCTCTAATATtcaagactgaaagaaaatgaaaaatgttaattgcaTGTACTGTTCAATAAGCATTCTCTTTTCCGAGTGGCAAGGTCAGATTGAGACGGTCCTTACTTGTTATATTCATGAGAGCTGGGATCCAGCATTATGCTCTGACTCATCTCTCTCCACTTATTCAATGGACAACCTTGTTAAATTGGAAGAACATAATCCCAGTCATCTGAGACTCGCAGTGCATAAAATGACTACTACACACATGATTTTCATCAGAGCCAGACCTCCCAATGCTGCAAACATGAAACCCATCCTAAATAGGATTTGCATCTATGTCTTGTTGAGGCAAGCgtattttctttccactctTATTCGGCAGAAATAATAAACAGCATTATTTCACTGGAAATATGGCAAAATCACCGTAAACGGTGGGACACTGAGGAAATTTTGTAAcagttcatttactttttttggaagaaagaaaatagtttagTATGTTTGCATGGGGCGTTTATGGGAACAAGTTGTCAATAACTTCAGAGCGACTATTCCAGGTCAGTCCCTCAGACTGTATTCTTCGGGCATCTCTTACAAAGTTTCTTCTGGACTGGGGCTGTATAAAATATTGTGGCCCTCCTGGCACCTAGGAGGCCTGCTTTTACCACTCGCCCAAATAAAGAGCTAGGCGCTTCGGTTCTGTGGGTAATTATTCCTGGTAACGTTTGTGCAAACAGCAGGTTTCTGCACTAATGAGACAACACGGAGGGAATACAAACAGGGCGCTTCGGGGGCTGGCGAGGTTTTATGCAGGATTTTCTCCTGCCTCACGCAGCCGGGGCGATCCAAGCTGCCAGACAGCCCCCACACCTTTGCCAGCTGGCTCTTcggaataataataaaaagaaaaacgcGACGAAAAAGCAGGGGATTTGTGCTGGGATTGATGCCGAATCGCTTCTGAGGCACGTACGCGCCCGGGGCTGCAGCGCGGGGcggcaggaggtgctgcagggccaCACGGGCACAAAGCCGGCACCCCGGGGGAGGTACCCGGGCTGCCCCACGACCCCCCGGCCGTACCAACCCACCTCACGACCCCTCACGGTGCACCAACCCGCCCCAAGCCCCTCCGGCCGTACCTGAGGGCCCGGCGGTGCGCTACCACCCGCCGCCGGGCCCTCGCCCTGTCCCGGCCTCAGGGCGCCCCGCCGCCATTTCGCGACCCCCCCCCGGGCGGCCCCTCCGGCCCTGCCGCCGCTGCCACTTGCCATGGCCGTCGCTGTGCCGGCCCCCGGCGAGGCGGCTGTCCCCGGGCACCCCGGCTGCCGGAGCGGGGAAGCGAAAGAGAAAGCGATGGGCGGGCGCCGGGAGGGCCGGGCCGGCTGCCCGCCTCTGCGGTGCCGTCCCCTGACGGCGGCCCAGGGTGAATTCCTGACgaggaaggggaagggcagTGCCCTTTGCAGCGACATCGTCTAAACGCTCCATTTTCATCGCTAAAACCGTGTTCCAGCCTTTACGTGGCACAGCTAgtactgtaaaataaacttttatcaATTCATCCGTGAGAAAATAGAACAAATGCCTTAGAACGTTAATTAAAATCTCATCTTTATTTTGTGTGCTTAAAGCCTGCTTCTTCTCACTTCTCCCCCACACAGTGAGACCACAGgagaattttaaatgttttcatttttcaaggaCTTCTTTCTGAACATTTATCAGTGAAGTATGGTTACAATTACTGACAGTCTTCATcaagtttcttctctttcatttttaaggcaTTTGATCTCATCAATATTTTAGGACTGTTAAAGGCAAAAGCACATAATCCCCATAAACaaatcattcatttttccttctttttttcctatttcataaTTGCCAGGTAATCAATCCCTGCCTTTGCATGCCCTGAACAGTAAGAGGAGCTACAGTCACACGTATCTCTCCCACCAGAAAATGCAGTCAGCTGTGGTGCTAGCAGTCTTATAGTTTCCCATATGTATTCGTTGTCTATTAAAAGTTTATCTTAAAATTCCACCTGAGATATATTTGTAGTGCTTCCCTTAAGGTGCTTTTTATCTGCATGCTAAGATGTCAAATAGTATAAAAGGGAGTTagagtggccttccagtacctcagggggcctacaggaaagctgaagaGAGTGGGGGAGTGCAGGGATAGGACCAGGTGTAACAGCTTTGAAGTAACAAAGAACAgctttagattagatataaggaggagATAGAAGTCTTCACTCAGAAGTGAGGCCCTGGCCAatgctgccccatccctggcagtgcccagggccaggctggatggggtttgggcagcctgggctgggagagGTCCCCACCCTAGGAAAGGGGTTGGAACCtggtgggctttaaggtcccttccagcccaaaccccTCTGTGATTCCCTGTTACAGCTGTGATACTTGGAAAAGATGACTGGTGCCTTACTGTTTTTGCCCCCAGGGATAGCAAATATATAGGATCAcagcagaaaagtaaaaacatccACCTTTGGACAAGAAATCCTTCTCTGACTTTgcaattccattttatttcaaaaatctgaaaCGATGAACTGGAAACAAAAGGGGGGGGTtacatgctgaaaaattaatttctcctaAAATCTATATCCCTTTTTCAAATGACCCATCTAATACACACCCTCACAGAGCTGGCAGCCTGGCCAGTCACATGCAACTGAATAAATTCCTCAGACTCAGTGTTCAGCATCAGATTTTTTAATCCAGCACTGTTacaaagaaatctgttttaaagaatCATCTGAAGTCTTAGCTGTAgtattttcaatttgaaaaataaggaacaaaaatgtaattgtagaaacaaatattaaacaatAAACCAGGATATTAATTTATGAGAAACTCAATAGCATTTGGATCAGATCCTAGAGGATGTATCAAGGAAGTAATAGTATTTTGACAgctaaaagcagtatttttttttccaatcagtAAAAGTCCACAGGTTTCCAAAACGCAAACCTTAGATTAAGTTTTATGTGCTGGTAAGGGCTTTTTTCTTGACTTTAATCAGGAACATCTGGAACACAAAGCAGTACCTTTTATCAAATTTCTATGCAAAGTTTGTGCCATTAAACAAATCAGAAAGACAGGCAGTTCCTCTTTCAGATATAAATTTCTGAACATTTAAGTATAATTCTACAAGAAGTCTTGGTGTTAATTCCTGTGTCtcagatgaaacaaaaagtCAGAACTTCATGAGTTTGACCTCCCATTTTCCATTTGGCATTCTAAGCATCCTCCTCAAAGCAAACCCATGTAGCTCCTTTTGATACATATTTGattctctctgtttctccacCACCATTACTaggcttttgaaaatgaatttcaatCATGTCCTGTACACTTTCCTCATCATCTTCAGTCTCTCCAATTCCTTTCAGCAGAATGGAATTCTTAGAAATCCCAGAAAATAGCTATttaagacagaaagagaaagttGTATTATACATCAGCTGTCACACGTACATCTAAAGGAACTGAAGGGTACTGGAAATAAACATATTCTCAGTCAGCTATGGCTAGGATCTTTGATTACCTTTTAAGATTTTGGTCAATGTGCTATGTATCtgtcactgaaaataacaaGAGTTCTGAACTTTACCATACAGTGCTAAGTTTAATAGAAATTGTGCCCAGCCTCCCTAACTGGTTTGCCCCATACTCCTTAACGCACACTCTATTTTAGGGGATCTCTGATGGTTATAGGCCGTATCAATCCATCAAAATCAATGCTAACGCATGATACACATCTGCAAAGAATGTCATATCTCTTAAGTGCACAAATGCTAGTCAATGCTTTAATTATAAAGGCCTGATTATATACACAGCACTGATTTGATTACAATCTATTCATACAAAGTAAAAGACAATTTCAGTGAGAGCATCATGAGCAAGCAGACTAGTGCTAAAGGAAAAGGAGTTACTATTTGGGTCGAacaactgaatgaaaaaaaatgaatgagcaAGTGTTTCACAGAACAAGGGTCTCTCCTGAGATTATCAACAAGGCCTCTCATTAGGGCTGAACATGACAGTGCTTTGTGACATGGAAAAACGTTGTGCCTACTAATAACATACTCCACAAACAATTCAGTATCTGCCTCCTGCCTGGCACAGACATTATGGTAAGTAATGATATAATTTAATCAAAGAAAGACATGCGTACccttttaaagtaaattataGCTCTCACACTACAAAACACAGGATTATCAGCACAGCAGCATACTGCAGATGCACACTTGCTATTAGGATTCACAGACTGAGTACAGAAAAACTTCTGCACTCCTCAGAACTGAAAATTCTGCCCATATCTCGTATTTCCCACATACCTGCTCTGTTTAGGGAGTAGCCTGACATAGATTTTTTTACCTGAAGCTTTTCCAAGTGTACGCTGGTGCTTGGAGACACATGAAGCCTGTAAGGCCTTCCATTCACAAAGAAAGGACATATAGTACTTCTCACAAAGCCATTGGCTGCTGTAagggagacagagaaaaagaggaataaCAGTAATATAACctcaaatgcattttgtaagtATATCAAAGAGCAAACTAATCTTCCTTATTTGGATTTAGAAACTAATATATGACATCGTGTTTGCAGATTCTTCATATGCAAATTGAAAAAAGTTCATTTGGCATATCCAAAAAAGCAAGATCAGGAAATACCCacaaaagcttctgaaataaatctaaAGTAGATGCTCTAAATAGATGTGGCTCCACTGATCTTTTTAGAATTTCACACACTTAAACCAAAATGCCTAGAGTTGGGCATACTGAAAGCTTCTCTAAGTTTAGTGTCATGAAACAAGAGctaaaaatcaaacacattttcctaACTTTCTCTTCACAATATGTGTCTAgtaatgcaaaggaaaaaggttTTTGACAAAGTTAAGATAGAAACAAAGCTGAAGAGCTACATATCAGGTCATGTTTGATCAAAAAGGAATGTGAAGTAACATGATATTCACAGATACATGTGTGAAACCACATCTTTTCCTGATCTACTTAACTCTCTGGGAAGGAGAGCTTCCCAGGAGGGAAGGATTATTTGCATTCACTGGTTAAATTAACACAGAACATAAGGGAATGGAAACAGATGAGAC from Oxyura jamaicensis isolate SHBP4307 breed ruddy duck chromosome 7, BPBGC_Ojam_1.0, whole genome shotgun sequence encodes the following:
- the RBM43 gene encoding RNA-binding protein 43 — translated: MDAGRAAKSARTVVISGVPDGILKDDVMSDILVIHFQKSKNNGGDVEDIMYPTKEKGVAYVTFEDQEVAESVLKKNEHRLEDKRLSRYYPLKVTPYCKNVFSSVTSVVNMSVFKDRYVLEDLIQEIKKKNTALSFGPLQSNGHISVQGSFPAIELLRDFLLLKAKSLSEDKNEESKSYQRRKKQQQQCRLTTNTNNFVHDAEGEKQVVVLDTDTYLYMRNFLPKKLLANTDVVISDITDGDITTLYLQKVRSRPDAGQVLAFKEEIERQSLKLHNTLCKERIYLEGYIRDEKLKYKSVCETLKSYYPSVLVVPYATHIDVIGNSSEVFEFTREVNKEVQSLFQHR